One window of Leguminivora glycinivorella isolate SPB_JAAS2020 chromosome 9, LegGlyc_1.1, whole genome shotgun sequence genomic DNA carries:
- the LOC125229574 gene encoding nucleolin-like — protein MADAAIEKNDAAPEEVTSTEAAKESPVKKSPAKKVAEAPESNGKEENGSGDAPEDTPAENGDAEESNDATENGDSEKKEAAVKRKSVADNGDAEKTTPEKKAKVVDEAPVPEAEEAAA, from the exons ATGGCAGACGCAGCAATTGAAAAGAA TGACGCCGCTCCCGAGGAGGTCACCTCTACCGAAGCGGCGAAGGAGTCTCCAGTGAAGAAGTCTCCCGCCAAAAAGGTCGCGGAAGCGCCCGAGAGCAACGGCAAGGAAGAAAATGGCAGCGGAGACGCGCCAGAGGACACCCCTGCCGAGAACGGTGACGCCGAAGAGAGCAATGACGCCACCGAAAACGGAGACTCAG AAAAGAAGGAAGCTGCCGTGAAGAGGAAATCCGTTGCTGACAACGGTGATGCTGAGAAGACCACCCCTGAGAAGAAAGCGAAAGTGGTAGACGAAGCCCCCGTTCCAGAGGCCGAGGAAGCCGCAGCCTAA